A segment of the Flavobacteriales bacterium genome:
CGACCAGCAGCATCAGCAACGCATATCCTAAGACGAAGCGGTTGCGCGCCAGATCGATGAGCGTGTATTTGAAGACTTTCAGCATTCGAAGTGCCCTCTGTTCGTTCAATATTGGCGGCTATCCACCTTGCGCGAATTCTCTAGCAACTGCAAGACATCATCAGGCATTGCATAGTGCTCTGGACTCCAACATCCTTGGCAAAGCCTCCGACAAGCGCTTCGTACCCGCGCGTTCCAGGATCTCTTGAACCGGCAAAATGAACCTCAAGCTGCCCTCCTCCAAGTAGGCCACCCGATCGGCAAGTGCTTCCACTTCCTCCATCAGGTGCGAGGTGATAAGCACTGTTCCTCCGGCATCACGAACGGCAGCAGCGCGTTCCAGTACCCGCTTGGACGATAGCGGATCGAGGCCCGCTGTCGGCTCGTCCATCACCAGGATGCTCGGACGCGAGCGCAAGGCGAGAACGGCGCTCACCTTCTGCTTGGTCCCTCCGCTCAAGCTCGAAAGGCGCTTATTCAACTGAGCGGTCAATCCAAGTCCTTCCACGAGTCTGTCGTCGGGTTCGTTGTTGCTCATCCCGCGGACGTCGGCTATCATCTCGAGCAATTGGCCGATGGTGAGCGTAGCTGGATACTGTGAGATCTGTGGCATGTAGCCGATGGACGTGCGGTAGGCCGGGTCGCTGCCGATGGCCTCACCGTTCACCGTGATGCGACCCTCAGTGGGCCTCACCAATCCCAGCAGGCACTTGATCAACGTGGACTTTCCGCTGGCATTGGGGCCGATGAGCATGACGACCTCTCCGGGATGGAATGCGCACTCTACGTTGCGCAAGGCCCAGAGCTTGCCGTAGCGCTTTCCGACTCCCTCGAAGGTGATTCGCGCGTCAGTCATGAGGCACGATTAGCCGCCTTGAAACGAGGACCGCCGCAATGGTGCAGATCAACAGGAC
Coding sequences within it:
- a CDS encoding ABC transporter ATP-binding protein, which encodes MTDARITFEGVGKRYGKLWALRNVECAFHPGEVVMLIGPNASGKSTLIKCLLGLVRPTEGRITVNGEAIGSDPAYRTSIGYMPQISQYPATLTIGQLLEMIADVRGMSNNEPDDRLVEGLGLTAQLNKRLSSLSGGTKQKVSAVLALRSRPSILVMDEPTAGLDPLSSKRVLERAAAVRDAGGTVLITSHLMEEVEALADRVAYLEEGSLRFILPVQEILERAGTKRLSEALPRMLESRALCNA